In one window of Festucalex cinctus isolate MCC-2025b chromosome 14, RoL_Fcin_1.0, whole genome shotgun sequence DNA:
- the rab23 gene encoding ras-related protein Rab-23, protein MLEEDMEVAIKVVVMGNGAVGKSSMIQRYCKGVFTKDYKKTIGVDFLERQIIVNDEDVRLMLWDTAGQEEFAAITKAYYRGAQACVLVFSTTDRDSFLAIDNWKEKIEAEVGDIPTVLVQNKIDLLEETVIKNEEAEGLAKRLKLRFYRASVKEDMNVTEVFKFLAEKYLHQLKQQTAEETEAVHSTSNKIGVFNTTSSNLSSQSSSNGREVITLRPNKQRTKKSKNPFGSCSLL, encoded by the exons ATGCTGGAGGAGGACATGGAAGTGGCCATCAAGGTGGTCGTGATGGGCAACGGTGCTGTGGGGAAGTCCAGCATGATCCAGCGCTACTGCAAGGGTGTCTTCACCAAGGACTACAAAAAGACCATCGGGGTGGACTTCCTCGAAAGACAGATCAT TGTCAACGACGAAGATGTCCGTCTTATGTTGTGGGACACGGCAGGACAGGAGGAGTTTGCCGCCATCACTAAGGCGTACTACCGTG GCGCCCAAGCGTGCGTGCTGGTCTTCTCTACCACCGACAGAGATTCTTTTCTGGCCATTGACAATTGGAAGGAGAAGATTGAAGCGGAGGTGGGAGACATCCCCACAGTTCTTGTACAGAATAAAATTGACCTCCTGGAAGAAACCGTTATTAAAAA CGAGGAAGCGGAGGGTTTGGCCAAGAGGCTCAAATTGAGATTTTACAGAGCTTCGGTAAAAGAAGACATGAATGTAACGGAGG TGTTTAAGTTTTTAGCTGAGAAGTATCTTCATCAACTCAAACAGCAAACAGCAGAGGAGACAGAGGCAGTGCACTCAACAAGCAATAAAATAG GAGTTTTTAATACCACAAGTAGTAATCTGAGCAGCCAGAGCTCCAGCAACGGCAGAGAAGTCATCACACTGCgaccaaacaaacaaaggaCCAAGAAGAGTAAAAACCCGTTCGGCAGCTGCAGCCTCCTCTAG
- the bag2 gene encoding BAG family molecular chaperone regulator 2 → MAQVKIQAKLNDMSSGKFNRTMSMADRAGQLLANLDQLEMRVEALRETASAMEQERECILEMIQSLQNSQEMHNISAGEKEELTLTADRLMGRTLSVEINVGTIRNSQQDEALRKATSIIDEIVKKLLVDMAESRQRLLALHSACVTDAPPVPIDQKFQAIVISCALEDQKKIKRRLEMLLRSVGNAEKNIKIMDHHKLEEPKTNGTQ, encoded by the exons ATGGCCCAGGTCAAAATACAAGCGAAACTCAACGATATGTCATCCGGCAAGTTCAACAGAACGATGTCCATGGCGGACCGGGCCGGACAACTTCTGGCGAATTTGGATCAACTGGAGATGAG GGTGGAGGCGCTTCGCGAAACAGCCTCGGCCATGGAGCAGGAAAGGGAGTGCATCCTGGAAATGATCCAATCCTTACAGAACAGTCAAGAAATGCATAACATCAGTGCCG gagAGAAAGAAGAGCTAACTTTGACTGCAGACCGGCTAATGGGCCGCACATTGTCGGTGGAGATCAACGTGGGCACCATCAGGAACAGCCAGCAAGATGAGGCCCTGCGCAAGGCCACGTCCATCATCGACGAAATCGTGAAGAAGTTGCTGGTCGACATGGCCGAGTCGAGGCAGAGGCTCCTCGCCTTGCACTCGGCCTGCGTGACCGACGCGCCCCCCGTGCCCATCGACCAAAAATTCCAGGCCATCGTCATCAGCTGTGCTCTGGAGGACCAGAAGAAGATCAAGAGAAGGCTGGAGATGCTGCTGAGGAGCGTTGGAAATGCCGAGAAGAATATAAAGATCATGGATCACCACAAATTAGAAGAGCCAAAAACCAACGGCACTCAATAG